The following are encoded in a window of Sutcliffiella horikoshii genomic DNA:
- a CDS encoding CpsD/CapB family tyrosine-protein kinase: MGLRKKQKSTAKATASRHLISDKLPKSPISEQYRTIRTNIQFSSVDQQLRSIMITSSGPSEGKSTTASNLAVVNAQQGKKVLFVDSDLRKPTAHYTFQQENFRGLTTVLTRQSALLDTIQPTRIEYLDILTSGPIPPNPAELLSSRAMEELLAEAYRIYDLVVFDTPPVLAVTDAQILANQCDGTILVVASGSTDKDSAIKAKDLLNSAKAKLLGVVLNMKKQNESSYYYYYGGK; encoded by the coding sequence TTGGGTCTTAGAAAAAAGCAAAAGTCAACAGCTAAAGCAACGGCGAGCAGACATTTAATTTCTGATAAATTACCAAAATCTCCAATCTCAGAACAATATCGTACCATTCGTACAAATATTCAGTTCTCGTCTGTTGATCAACAACTACGTTCCATTATGATTACTTCTTCAGGACCATCAGAAGGAAAGTCAACGACAGCAAGTAACCTTGCGGTGGTTAATGCACAACAAGGGAAGAAGGTATTGTTTGTAGATTCTGACCTTCGCAAACCAACAGCGCATTATACGTTCCAGCAGGAGAATTTCCGTGGCTTGACGACGGTGCTTACCAGGCAGTCTGCATTACTGGATACGATTCAACCAACACGTATTGAATATCTTGATATATTAACAAGCGGTCCAATTCCACCGAATCCTGCAGAGCTATTAAGCTCTCGTGCAATGGAAGAATTACTTGCAGAAGCATATAGAATCTATGATTTAGTGGTTTTTGATACACCACCTGTACTTGCGGTAACAGATGCCCAGATTCTTGCAAATCAATGTGACGGTACAATTCTGGTGGTAGCTAGCGGTTCCACGGACAAAGACAGTGCTATCAAAGCAAAAGACCTACTAAATTCAGCCAAGGCTAAACTACTCGGTGTAGTATTAAACATGAAAAAGCAAAATGAAAGTTCGTATTACTACTATTATGGTGGAAAATAA